One genomic window of Bacillota bacterium includes the following:
- a CDS encoding ABC transporter ATP-binding protein has product MYIEIKDLDFSYKNAATATVKNFSLDVNEGEIISILGPSGSGKSTVLRLIAGLEKPNGGMIKINNQVVFDAHTYIFPENRGVSMVFQDYALFPHMTVEKNIKYGLKKLTKQQQGQRVNEVLSLIELQNFGKRYPHELSGGQQQRVALARSIAPQPDVLLLDEPFSNLDAPLQIKIRDDLKKILKKAGITSIFVTHDQEDANALADRIVYLETAK; this is encoded by the coding sequence ATGTATATTGAAATTAAAGATTTAGATTTCAGTTATAAAAATGCCGCAACCGCGACCGTTAAGAACTTCAGCCTGGATGTTAATGAAGGGGAAATAATCTCCATTTTAGGTCCGAGCGGCAGTGGCAAAAGTACGGTGTTAAGGCTGATTGCCGGGCTGGAAAAACCCAATGGTGGTATGATTAAAATAAATAACCAGGTAGTGTTTGATGCCCACACCTATATTTTTCCGGAAAACCGAGGTGTAAGCATGGTGTTTCAAGACTATGCCCTGTTCCCACACATGACGGTAGAAAAGAACATTAAATACGGGCTGAAAAAACTAACCAAGCAGCAGCAAGGCCAAAGGGTGAACGAGGTGTTATCGTTGATAGAATTACAAAATTTCGGAAAGCGTTACCCCCATGAATTAAGCGGAGGTCAGCAGCAAAGGGTAGCCTTAGCTCGGTCTATTGCCCCCCAACCAGACGTACTGCTGTTGGACGAGCCCTTTAGCAATCTAGACGCTCCCTTGCAAATAAAGATTCGGGATGATTTAAAAAAGATCCTAAAAAAAGCAGGCATTACGTCTATCTTTGTTACTCACGACCAAGAAGATGCCAATGCACTGGCGGATAGAATAGTTTATTTGGAAACTGCGAAGTAA